Proteins from a genomic interval of Rosa chinensis cultivar Old Blush chromosome 2, RchiOBHm-V2, whole genome shotgun sequence:
- the LOC112186755 gene encoding early nodulin-like protein 1, with protein MASNTICLPVLSILFLLFALSEAREVTVDGWTVENSDHLTKWTHRHHFTTGDVLIWKTSTPLGFEPPVLEVTKEAYESCEISNPLKANVTEVTLNPAGLFYFISGVKELCDKGLKITVKVHGARKHYGAPTQAPALAPETNNMAAEPAAPPTSAASHGLMGGGFMGFVAIGVAGVVGMALNV; from the exons ATGGCTTCCAACACAATCTGCCTTCCAGTTCTGTCCATACTCTTCCTGCTGTTTGCTCTCTCTGAAGCGAGAGAAGTCACGGTCGATGGTTGGACAGTCGAAAACTCCGATCATTTGACCAAGTGGACTCACAGACACCATTTCACCACCGGCGATGTTCTCA TATGGAAAACGAGCACTCCCCTCGGTTTCGAGCCTCCAGTCCTGGAAGTGACAAAGGAGGCGTATGAGAGCTGTGAAATATCAAACCCACTCAAAGCAAACGTAACGGAGGTGACTTTGAACCCTGCTGGGCTGTTTTACTTTATTAGCGGCGTTAAGGAGCTTTGTGACAAGGGATTGAAGATAACTGTGAAGGTTCATGGTGCTCGTAAACATTATGGGGCTCCTACTCAAGCACCGGCTCTGGCTCCGGAGACGAATAATATGGCAGCAGAGCCAGCTGCACCACCAACCAGTGCTGCATCGCATGGATTAATGGGGGGTGGGTTTATGGGTTTTGTTGCGATTGGGGTGGCAGGTGTAGTGGGGATGGCTCTGAATGTTTGA
- the LOC112187190 gene encoding signal recognition particle receptor subunit alpha homolog, whose protein sequence is MLEQLLIFTRGGLILWTCKELGNALKGSPIDTLIRSCLLEERSGAASYDYTAPGAAYTLKWTFHNELGLVFVAVYQKILHLLYVDDLLAMVKQSFAEIYDPKRTVYDDFDETFRQLRKEAEARAEELKKSKQVGKPVSNSRKQGQVQKAGLGGDKKSNEGGLASDGGDGNAVKGRKLENGISNGNHVVSKESNVVGTANGKENTSSNLGAFDVNKLKSRSKVGKKTEKTASLDRKGSKAEPIKKITKKNRVWDDSPQESRESKLDFTDTVGENEDNNIEVVAADHGESMMDRDEDYSSESEAEEEEEVGKQSKPDSKKKGWFSSMFQSIAGKANLERSDLEPALKALKDRLMTKNVAEEIAEKLCESVAASLEGKKLGSFTRISSTVQGAMEEALVRILTPRRSIDILRDVHAAKEQGKPYVVVFVGVNGVGKSTNLAKVAYWLQQHQVSVMMAACDTFRSGAVEQLRTHARRLQIPIFEKGYEKDPAVVAKEAIQEAKPNGSDVVLVDTAGRMQDNEPLMRALSKLIYINNPDLVLFVGEALVGNDAVDQLSKFNQKLGDLSPSPNPRLIDGILLTKFDTIDDKVGAALSMVYISGAPVMFVGCGQSYTDLKKLNVKSIVKTLLK, encoded by the exons ATGTTAGAACAGTTACTGATATTTACTAGAGGAGGATTAATCCTCTGGACCTGTAAAGAGCTTGGAAATGCTCTTAAAGGATCGCCGATCGACACTTTGATCCGGTCCTGTCTTTTGGAGGAACGATCCGGTGCAGCATCGTATGATTATACGGCTCCCGGGGCAGCTTACACGCTCAAATGGACCTTCCATAATGAGCTTGGCCTCGTGTTTGTTGCTGTTTACCAGAAGATCCTCCATCTCTTGTATGTGGATGATCTGCTTGCGATGGTGAAGCAGAGCTTCGCGGAGATTTATGATCCGAAAAGGACAGTGTATGATGATTTTGACGAAACTTTCCGACAACTTAGGAAGGAGGCTGAGGCTCGTGCTGAGGAGTTGAAGAAGTCCAAGCAGGTGGGTAAGCCTGTGAGTAATAGTAGGAAGCAAGGGCAGGTGCAGAAGGCGGGACTTGGAGGAGACAAGAAAAGTAATGAAGGTGGTTTGGCTAGTGATGGTGGGGATGGCAATGCTGTGAAAGGCCGTAAATTGGAGAATGGAATCTCCAATGGTAATCATGTTGTTAGCAAAGAATCTAATGTAGTTGGTACTGCTAACGGAAAAGAGAATACTAGTTCCAATCTCGGGGCTTTTGATGTAAATAAGCTTAAATCTAGATCTaaggttggaaagaagactgaaAAAACAGCTTCCCTTGATAGGAAGGGCTCCAAGGCTGAGCCAATAAAGAAGATAACCAAGAAAAATAGAGTTTGGGATGATTCTCCTCAAGAGTCGCGTGAGTCAAAATTGGATTTTACAGATACTGTGGGTGAGAATGAAGATAACAATATTGAGGTTGTGGCAGCAGATCATGGTGAAAGTATGATGGATAGGGATGAGGATTACAGTAGTGAAAGTGAGgctgaagaggaagaggaagttgGAAAGCAAAGCAAGCCTGATTCAAAAAAGAAGGGTTGGTTTTCATCTATGTTTCAGAG TATTGCAGGCAAGGCAAACTTGGAGAGGTCGGATCTGGAACCAGCTTTGAAAGCTCTCAAGGATAGGCTCATGACCAAGAATGTG GCTGAGGAGATAGCTGAGAAGCTTTGTGAATCAGTGGCAGCTAGTCTTGAGGGTAAAAAGTTGGGTTCATTTACAAGAATATCTTCTACAGTTCAG GGAGCGATGGAAGAAGCTCTTGTTCGTATTTTAACTCCTAGGCGCTCTATTGATATACTGAGGGATGTGCATGCTGCCAAGGAGCAGGGCAAgccttatgttgttgtttttgttggTGTCAATGGAGTCGGGAAATCTACTAATTTGGCCAAG GTTGCCTATTGGCTCCAGCAGCATCAGGTCAGTGTTATGATGGCTGCATGTGATACATTCCGATCAGGGGCTGTTGAGCAGTTGCGTACTCATGCACGTAGACTCCAG ATCCCTATTTTTGAGAAGGGATATGAGAAAGATCCTGCTGTTGTTGCAAAGGAAGCAATCCAGGAGGCCAAACCCAATGGTTCTGATGTGGTTCTTGTTGATACAGCTGGTCGAATGCAG GATAATGAACCATTAATGAGGGCATTGTCAAAGCTTATCTACATTAACAATCCAGATCTTGTCTTGTTTGTTGGAGAGGCACTGGTTGGGAATGATGCTGTCGATCAGCTTTCAAAGTTTAATCAG AAACTGGGTGATCTCTCACCTTCGCCAAACCCCAGATTGATAGATGGAATATTGCTCACCAAGTTTGATACCATTGATGATAAG GTTGGAGCTGCACTGTCCATGGTTTACATATCTGGAGCCCCGGTCATGTTTGTTGGGTGCGGGCAATCCTATACAGACCTCAAAAAGCTGAATGTCAAATCGATTGTCAAGACTCTCCTGAAATGA
- the LOC112188462 gene encoding ribosomal protein S2, mitochondrial, whose amino-acid sequence MFVNTNSLWDEIVEQMTKKIGCYSPSMNTLWRTGGFLTNSHSPKKFRSRRKKIVFGPTQPPDCLVVFDSERKSSVILEAHRLQIPIVSLVDSDMPIEYYNKITYPIPCNSSVQFVYLFCNLITKTFMLQQKKSGADSAEIETRCVGVFGVHQVFDVLIE is encoded by the coding sequence ATGTTCGTCAACACCAACTCCCTCTGGGACGAAATCGTCGAACAAATGACCAAGAAGATCGGCTGCTACTCTCCCTCCATGAACACTCTCTGGCGCACCGGCGGCTTCCTCACCAATAGTCACAGCCCTAAGAAGTTCAGGTCTCGCCGGAAGAAGATCGTCTTCGGACCGACTCAGCCGCCGGACTGCCTCGTGGTTTTCGACTCCGAGAGGAAGTCGTCGGTGATTCTCGAGGCGCATAGGTTGCAGATTCCGATTGTTTCGCTTGTGGACTCGGACATGCCTATCGAGTACTACAACAAGATCACGTATCCGATTCCGTGTAATTCCTCGGTGCAATTTGTGTACCTGTTCTGCAATTTGATCACCAAGACGTTCATGCTTCAGCAGAAGAAAAGCGGCGCCGATTCTGCCGAAATTGAGACTAGGTGTGTTGGTGTTTTTGGTGTGCACCAGGTGTTTGATGTTTTGATTGAGTGA